One bacterium DNA segment encodes these proteins:
- a CDS encoding zinc ribbon domain-containing protein yields the protein MNRPLYEDETTMNEALKKEEIKEKILKEEKAECPECGRENELEAKFCEECGYDLLGGRRCPKCGATISENADICEACGEWLLEGQCKFCYAPFEEGAKFCAECGNPVNGIECPQCHNLSYFDFCKYCDTPLTKQAVQTIEDLKNLEEIYLLKQALEPEQEPTITSPERIELEKMKEYQQKFEQPEVRRKAFTLFSKEEIATLDTRIQQIQEEKKVQEEKEKRTRSEVLEKMQQKNFTNNQEARRFFGALKVLLPMTVKKNVRKKVSKPTGWLCNAYNCLHPEGPQGCSNPAPGGKWIFKEIIEETVEMVTEIGEVEI from the coding sequence ATGAATCGCCCTTTGTATGAGGATGAAACAACAATGAATGAAGCACTTAAGAAAGAAGAGATAAAAGAAAAGATTTTAAAAGAAGAAAAGGCAGAATGCCCTGAATGTGGAAGAGAAAATGAATTAGAAGCAAAATTCTGCGAGGAATGTGGATATGACCTCCTTGGTGGCAGGAGATGTCCAAAATGTGGAGCAACTATTTCAGAAAATGCAGATATATGCGAAGCCTGTGGAGAGTGGTTATTAGAAGGACAATGTAAGTTTTGTTACGCCCCGTTTGAAGAAGGTGCAAAGTTCTGTGCTGAATGCGGTAATCCTGTAAATGGAATAGAATGTCCCCAATGCCATAACCTCAGCTATTTTGATTTCTGTAAATATTGTGATACCCCTCTTACAAAACAGGCAGTTCAAACTATCGAAGACCTCAAAAATTTAGAAGAGATTTACCTACTTAAACAAGCATTAGAGCCTGAACAAGAACCTACCATTACTTCACCAGAAAGAATAGAATTAGAGAAGATGAAAGAATATCAGCAGAAGTTTGAACAGCCAGAAGTTAGGCGAAAAGCCTTTACCTTGTTTTCAAAAGAAGAAATAGCCACTTTGGATACAAGAATACAGCAGATTCAAGAAGAAAAGAAAGTTCAAGAAGAAAAAGAGAAAAGGACAAGGTCAGAGGTTCTGGAGAAGATGCAACAGAAGAACTTCACAAACAATCAGGAGGCAAGGAGATTTTTTGGAGCACTGAAGGTCTTATTACCTATGACCGTGAAAAAGAATGTGAGAAAAAAAGTATCTAAACCTACTGGTTGGCTATGTAATGCTTATAATTGTCTTCATCCTGAAGGACCTCAAGGCTGCTCTAATCCAGCACCTGGTGGCAAATGGATATTTAAAGAAATAATAGAAGAAACAGTAGAAATGGTAACAGAAATTGGAGAGGTGGAAATATGA